The Natrinema caseinilyticum genomic sequence CGTTCTCGTCACAGTACCGAAAGAGGACCCGACCCTCGTCTTCCAGTTCCGCGAGTCTGTCGTCGTCGATCTCGTAGCGGCCCTCGCCGTGGGCGATCGGAACTTCGATGACGTCGCCTTCGGTGTAGGCGGCCGTCCACGGTGTATCGTCTCGTTCGACGCGCAGGTAGACGTGTTCGCACTGGAAGCGAGCGCTCTCGTTGGTCGTAAAGGCCCCCTCGGTGAGGCCGGACTCGCAGCCGACCTGGGCTCCGTTGCAGATGCCGAGGACTGGAACGCCCTCGGCCGCAGCGTCGCGGATCTCGGCCATGATCGGCGAACGGGCCGCCATCGCCCCCGCACGCAGGTAGTCGCCGTAAGAAAAGCCTCCCGGCAGGACGACGCCCGTCGTCTCCGCGGGCAGGCCGTCTTCGTGCCAGACGATCTCGGCGTCGATGTCGAGATGGGCGAGGGCGCGTTCGGCGTCGCGATCGCAGTTCGAACCGCCGAAACGGATTATCGAGACCGTCACAGTCTCCACCCCGCGGTGTCGTGACCGCCGGATTCGATAGTGGTGATGGGACCCGCCATCTACCGTTCGTCGACCTCCACGTCGTAGTCGTGGATCGTCGGATTCGCCAGGAGTCGTTCGGCCATCTCGTCCGCGCGATCGCGTGCGCCGTCCGCGGAGTCGGCCTCGAGATCGATCTCGAAGCGGTCGGCCGAGCGGAGGTCCTCGAGCGCAAAGCCCAGTCGCTCGAGGGCCCCCTTCGTCGTCTCGGCTTCGGGGTCGAGCACGCCGTGTTTGAGTCGAACCGTCACCGTCGCGGTGTAGGCGGTCATCATCTAATACCCCGTAACCGTGCTCAAAAACGCTTTCGTTGTCTCCCTGCAATGCACGTACGTGGTCACAACCTGGCGCTCTCGATGACAGGTCACCGCTCGCCCGGCCGACGTCCGGTGGCGATCACGCCGGGCGCGCAACGACGATGTCGCCCGTCGCGTGGACGGTGATCGAGTACGCGTCCAGTTGGAACGACACTTGGCCGATGTTTCGGCCCGCGGTCCCGCTCGTCGGCGCGAAGAGCGTCTCGAGGCTCTCGGGGTCGATTTGGTCGTAGAGTCGTTCCACCTCGGTTGGGTCGGATTCGGAGAGCTCAGCGACCGTCGAGACGATCGTCGTCGTCAGCGAGTCGGTACCCGCCCAGTCGTGTGAAACGAACGCGGTCTTCCGTTCGCGATCGATTCGTGATCGTCCGTAATCGTGTGGTTTAGCCGTCATTGTAGTTACCTATCAGC encodes the following:
- the purQ gene encoding phosphoribosylformylglycinamidine synthase I, producing MTVSIIRFGGSNCDRDAERALAHLDIDAEIVWHEDGLPAETTGVVLPGGFSYGDYLRAGAMAARSPIMAEIRDAAAEGVPVLGICNGAQVGCESGLTEGAFTTNESARFQCEHVYLRVERDDTPWTAAYTEGDVIEVPIAHGEGRYEIDDDRLAELEDEGRVLFRYCDENGETGPEVNPNGSKHNVAGVLGDRDTVAVLMPHPERVTLPDVGPTDGQGILEGFADTNTMA
- the purS gene encoding phosphoribosylformylglycinamidine synthase subunit PurS; this translates as MTAYTATVTVRLKHGVLDPEAETTKGALERLGFALEDLRSADRFEIDLEADSADGARDRADEMAERLLANPTIHDYDVEVDER
- a CDS encoding HalOD1 output domain-containing protein, which produces MTAKPHDYGRSRIDRERKTAFVSHDWAGTDSLTTTIVSTVAELSESDPTEVERLYDQIDPESLETLFAPTSGTAGRNIGQVSFQLDAYSITVHATGDIVVARPA